A single Candidatus Thalassolituus haligoni DNA region contains:
- the mreD gene encoding rod shape-determining protein MreD, giving the protein MTSIQSFVIGMLSLFLGFVLEHLPLPDLLSWFQPLWILVIITLLVFQSPQTFGLWLAIPAGLMMDAEQGALLGTHVFTLSIHIFLVQFFFRRIEVFNLFQQMAVVLVLALLHQLLSFWLAQVMLDFPHPVNMWGPAFSSMFVWPWVFALTRLTLRRISA; this is encoded by the coding sequence GTGACGTCTATTCAGTCGTTTGTTATCGGTATGCTTTCGCTGTTTCTGGGGTTTGTGCTGGAGCACCTGCCGCTGCCGGATTTGCTGAGCTGGTTCCAGCCGTTGTGGATACTGGTGATTATCACCTTGCTGGTGTTTCAGTCCCCGCAAACGTTTGGTTTGTGGCTGGCAATTCCTGCCGGACTAATGATGGATGCCGAGCAGGGAGCCTTGTTGGGAACCCACGTCTTCACCTTGTCGATTCATATTTTTCTGGTGCAGTTTTTTTTCCGCCGCATAGAAGTTTTTAACCTGTTCCAGCAAATGGCGGTGGTGTTGGTGCTGGCGTTGTTGCATCAGCTGCTCAGTTTCTGGCTGGCGCAAGTGATGCTCGATTTCCCGCACCCGGTGAATATGTGGGGGCCTGCCTTCAGTTCGATGTTTGTCTGGCCCTGGGTCTTTGCCCTGACACGACTGACCTTGCGGCGGATTTCGGCATGA
- a CDS encoding carbon-nitrogen hydrolase family protein, translating to MTKVAAIQMNSLAEPEDNFLQAVALLRQARDQGAVLALLPEMFLSMDGKRYQDLARDLSWVDRLGDVARDLGLWLVAGAVPQPAPDPAEPRVRSACLVFDDQGELVARYDKVHLFDVAVGDSQGQYRESERFCPGDAVVVVDTPAGRLGLSICYDLRFAELYRLLREQGAELLAVPAAFTWKTGAAHWEILLRARAIEQQCYLLAADQCGWHDSRRQTWGHSQIIDPWGTTLAQLEHEPGVVCSNIDLAELQHLRQNMPVVEHRRF from the coding sequence ATGACCAAGGTCGCAGCAATTCAGATGAACAGTCTGGCAGAACCGGAAGACAATTTTCTTCAGGCCGTGGCGTTATTGCGGCAAGCTCGGGATCAGGGGGCGGTATTGGCGCTACTGCCAGAGATGTTTCTCAGCATGGACGGTAAGCGTTATCAGGATTTGGCTCGGGATCTGAGCTGGGTAGATCGTCTCGGTGACGTGGCCCGTGATCTCGGACTTTGGCTGGTGGCCGGAGCGGTGCCACAGCCAGCCCCCGATCCGGCTGAACCCAGAGTGCGTTCGGCCTGTTTGGTGTTTGATGATCAGGGTGAACTGGTGGCGCGTTACGACAAAGTACACCTGTTTGATGTCGCGGTAGGGGATTCCCAGGGACAGTATCGTGAGTCGGAGCGTTTTTGCCCTGGCGATGCGGTGGTGGTGGTCGATACACCCGCAGGCCGCCTTGGGCTGAGTATCTGCTATGACCTGAGGTTTGCCGAGTTATACCGGCTGCTGCGAGAGCAGGGGGCAGAATTATTGGCTGTGCCAGCAGCTTTTACCTGGAAAACCGGAGCGGCGCATTGGGAAATATTACTGCGCGCCCGTGCTATTGAGCAGCAATGTTATCTGCTTGCTGCAGACCAGTGTGGTTGGCATGACAGCAGGCGTCAGACCTGGGGACACAGCCAGATTATTGACCCTTGGGGAACAACGCTCGCGCAACTGGAGCATGAGCCCGGTGTGGTTTGCAGTAATATTGATCTGGCCGAATTGCAGCACTTGCGGCAGAACATGCCGGTGGTTGAGCATCGGCGCTTCTGA
- the rng gene encoding ribonuclease G — protein MNAEILMNITPTETRVAVVENGVLQEIVIERTNHRGLVGNIYKGKVVRVLPGMQAAFVNIGLERAAFIHAAELGHPDSQTPINQLLHEGQSLVVQVTKDPIGTKGARLTTQLTIPSRYLVYMPGADHVGVSQRIDDGGERDRLKQMVQDCMEAEGLTGEAGFILRTAAEGVGEEEILADTRYLRRLWRKLEERISEYSSPAVVYDELPLYLRTLRDYARPEVDKILVDSRETFEKILQFSQQYVPEIEDHLNYYAGPRPVFELYSVEDEIQRALERKVPLKSGGYLVIDQTEAMTTIDVNTGGFVGRRNLEETIYKTNLEAANAIGRQLRLRNLGGIIILDFIDMTDPEHQRQVLRMLEKALEKDHAKTKISGVSELGLVEMTRKRIRESLEQMLMEPCKACDGRGSVKTPETVCYEIFREILREDRAYGAGTYLVLASQPVLDRLQDEDSDGLADLEAFIGKTIKLQVESLYAQDYYDIILQ, from the coding sequence ATGAACGCAGAAATCTTGATGAATATTACACCCACCGAGACACGGGTTGCGGTGGTGGAAAACGGTGTGTTGCAGGAGATTGTCATTGAGCGCACCAATCACCGCGGCCTGGTCGGCAATATCTACAAGGGGAAGGTGGTTCGGGTGTTGCCGGGTATGCAGGCTGCGTTTGTGAATATTGGCCTCGAGCGGGCGGCGTTTATTCATGCTGCGGAGCTGGGTCATCCGGATAGCCAGACGCCGATCAACCAGTTATTACACGAAGGCCAGTCACTGGTGGTTCAGGTGACCAAAGACCCTATCGGCACCAAGGGTGCGCGGCTGACCACTCAACTGACCATTCCATCCCGTTATCTGGTGTATATGCCCGGCGCGGATCATGTGGGTGTTTCCCAACGCATTGATGACGGTGGCGAACGCGATCGTCTCAAACAGATGGTGCAGGATTGCATGGAAGCAGAAGGCCTGACCGGAGAGGCCGGGTTTATTTTGCGTACGGCGGCGGAAGGGGTGGGCGAAGAAGAAATACTGGCTGACACCCGTTATTTGCGCCGCTTGTGGCGCAAGCTGGAAGAACGCATCAGCGAGTACTCGTCTCCGGCAGTGGTCTACGATGAGCTACCCTTGTATCTGCGCACCTTGCGAGACTACGCGCGCCCGGAAGTGGACAAGATTCTGGTGGATTCTCGCGAGACCTTTGAAAAAATCCTGCAGTTTTCTCAGCAATATGTGCCGGAAATTGAAGATCACCTGAACTACTACGCCGGGCCTAGACCGGTGTTTGAATTGTACAGCGTTGAAGATGAAATCCAGCGCGCACTGGAACGCAAGGTGCCGCTCAAGAGTGGTGGCTATCTGGTCATCGACCAAACTGAAGCCATGACCACCATTGACGTCAACACCGGTGGTTTTGTTGGCAGACGTAACCTTGAAGAAACCATCTACAAGACCAACCTGGAAGCCGCCAACGCCATTGGGCGACAGCTGCGGCTGCGTAATCTGGGTGGCATTATTATTCTCGATTTTATCGACATGACTGATCCAGAACATCAGCGGCAGGTATTGCGGATGCTGGAAAAGGCACTGGAAAAAGACCACGCTAAAACCAAGATCAGTGGTGTGTCGGAGCTGGGTCTGGTGGAGATGACCCGCAAGCGTATCCGTGAAAGTCTCGAACAGATGCTGATGGAACCGTGCAAGGCCTGTGATGGCCGAGGCTCGGTAAAAACGCCCGAGACGGTGTGCTACGAAATTTTTCGGGAAATCTTGCGGGAAGACCGTGCCTATGGTGCCGGAACCTATCTGGTACTGGCCAGCCAGCCAGTACTTGATCGGTTGCAAGACGAAGACAGCGACGGGCTGGCAGATTTGGAAGCATTTATTGGCAAAACCATTAAACTGCAGGTCGAATCCCTGTACGCACAGGATTACTACGACATCATTTTGCAATAA
- the mreC gene encoding rod shape-determining protein MreC, with product MPPYQGQRTLLVCLLALALMWADQRYAVFQSLRYVAGYALYPAQQLAILPSSLANWMDESTTSRRDLLDQNKQLSARNLVLELKAQRLASLEAENIELRELLSASEQVDDKVLVTTVMAVDPDPYTQQILINKGGDDGVFIGQPVLDAYGLLGQVVDVLPHTSRVMMIADSNHAIPVQINRNGVRAIATGTGALDRLELIYVPNTADIKVGDLLVSSGLGGRYPRGYPVATVEQVEHQAGQLFASVTATPSARMDRSRLLLLVFSQGAGKVPSDELWRNDR from the coding sequence ATGCCCCCGTATCAGGGCCAACGCACCTTGTTGGTCTGCTTGCTAGCGCTTGCCCTGATGTGGGCGGATCAACGCTATGCCGTATTCCAGTCTTTGCGTTATGTCGCCGGATACGCCCTGTATCCTGCCCAACAGCTCGCTATCCTGCCGTCTTCGCTGGCCAACTGGATGGACGAGTCCACCACTTCGCGGCGGGATCTGCTGGATCAGAACAAGCAGCTTTCTGCACGTAATCTGGTGCTTGAATTAAAAGCCCAACGGCTTGCCTCGCTGGAAGCGGAGAACATTGAGCTGCGGGAGTTGCTCAGTGCCTCTGAACAGGTCGACGACAAGGTGCTGGTGACCACGGTGATGGCCGTGGATCCTGATCCCTATACCCAGCAAATCCTGATTAACAAGGGCGGCGATGACGGCGTCTTTATTGGCCAGCCGGTACTGGATGCCTATGGTCTGTTGGGGCAGGTAGTGGATGTGCTTCCTCATACGTCTCGCGTGATGATGATTGCCGATTCCAACCATGCCATTCCGGTGCAAATCAATCGTAACGGTGTCCGTGCAATAGCGACGGGTACCGGTGCGCTGGATCGGCTTGAGCTGATTTATGTGCCTAATACCGCAGATATCAAAGTGGGAGATTTGCTGGTCAGCTCCGGTCTTGGAGGTCGTTACCCCCGTGGTTATCCGGTTGCGACGGTAGAGCAAGTGGAGCATCAGGCTGGGCAGTTGTTTGCCAGTGTGACCGCTACTCCGAGTGCCCGGATGGATCGTAGTCGATTATTGCTCCTGGTGTTCAGCCAGGGAGCGGGCAAGGTGCCTTCGGACGAATTGTGGAGGAATGACCGGTGA
- a CDS encoding YhdP family protein — protein sequence MRFLGACWTQLWITLVVGLVMTALYTSAGRQLIPLVETWQPDLEQQLARQLGQPVTIGQMEGDWRYLSPILRLRDIIVGVAPDQVYLQRVELELDVSASAFYQLPVFKRIEVEGLELSLRRHQQQWFIGQNWMLPWQEGDSGDVAEPTNSSQPQTLGPRQPEQRPLWARLLELQQRMEITDSHIQVLNDNGKTDRLLIKQLLWRHQGGSQSIRGNLAWGREQLADISLNAVLDGQIWPWSEQSGEVFAYVEPQSWTRWIPDDLPLGLTFDNLDAGAEIWLKIRKGDLYQVYADLNLEQLDLTTREQPLSLTEGRIQLGGEHNGDDWHMRIMPALGDTIPFHDFTISAISLPDQRGWQLGLAQLEINQALDYLLGHGLLPDPFDRYLSHIQPGGQAQDVRISFLPGATDTVDVRADLRGVHGTTYKGIPGVQGLNGQLHLQPRIGRINFKDQAVTVDLQGVYQQPWQMDAVSGALHWRIQPDESRIWLTDMRGRWQHLQLRSELSMTLPSRASGRDSSFSLLLGLPAASMADRSRLLPDLLEPEVRQWLDTALLAGSFSNGAFLLNGVLEEGRPNNSLTTQLYMDIKQGELEYLKGWPLMRNVTGRILLDTPSVDAWVDGADTLGGHIAPQGGHIRLRSTPDKPTRLFIDGQLTGESGEALRYFTETPLQDMVGHAFDHWQGQGSLNAKMSLEMALGSSDDNPLVRIAAQLDNNRLRLDDLNLDISSLTGSLIYDSVAGLSSTDLQGEVMGGKVTAVMTSTTMANGFTTRLRADGRATLAAFKQWMPMFLLDPISGELGYRATLDLNTVSSDVRFALDTTLDGTRIDYPAPLGKAADDATHPLYITVRPGRETRITMNYDDRIRGVFALDNQGLNRGQVYLGNSEPFLPSDAGVEIRGQLDTPVKAEEWWAMWLRLQPLVAAETSVNTKSGSATATGTGSSGATTANPLRLVDLTFTRLDAWTLATGQTHVVAGQNWGEWQTHIDSDLISGDVVLGAGSEPVAIALDYLHLPQTDEVVEEPDARGLLLGETPANKQLETVLANDALKDLVPAELLPMDINIAEFIVGSRNFGRWSLSSRAVENGLALTINDSDMKGLHFSGDIRWLLENDGHHTYIDRLQVRGKDLGKVQKAFRQEPIIEGKELSSSMSLSWRGSPLAFNPMSLNGLATLRINDGVWKTEGTGALKAFGILNFNSITRRLQLDFTDLYQSGLAFDVMKAKASILQGKLTFSEPLVVDGPGAKFLMSGSTDLVAETLDMKLAVTFPVTGSLPLVAILAGFAAPVAGAIYVTEKLIGDELEKFTSASYDVTGRWSAPKMQIRQAFDNEVDGKKSRSFKQRFLSIFGLEESR from the coding sequence ATGAGGTTTCTCGGTGCCTGCTGGACGCAGCTCTGGATAACACTGGTTGTTGGACTGGTGATGACGGCGCTCTATACCAGCGCCGGGCGCCAGTTAATCCCGCTGGTGGAGACCTGGCAGCCGGATCTGGAGCAGCAGCTTGCCCGGCAGCTCGGCCAGCCTGTCACCATTGGCCAGATGGAAGGCGACTGGCGTTATTTATCGCCGATTCTGCGGCTGCGTGACATCATCGTGGGCGTGGCACCAGATCAAGTGTACTTGCAGCGCGTCGAGCTAGAGCTGGACGTCAGCGCCAGCGCGTTTTATCAGCTCCCGGTGTTCAAGCGTATCGAAGTCGAAGGGCTGGAACTATCGTTACGGCGCCATCAACAGCAGTGGTTTATTGGCCAGAACTGGATGCTGCCATGGCAAGAAGGCGACTCTGGCGACGTTGCAGAGCCCACAAACTCAAGCCAGCCCCAGACGCTTGGCCCTCGCCAGCCGGAACAACGGCCGCTGTGGGCAAGGTTGCTGGAATTACAGCAGCGGATGGAAATCACCGACTCTCATATTCAGGTGCTCAACGACAATGGCAAAACCGATCGTTTACTGATCAAACAGCTGTTGTGGCGTCATCAGGGGGGCAGCCAATCCATACGTGGCAATCTGGCTTGGGGGCGAGAGCAGCTGGCCGATATCTCGCTGAATGCCGTATTGGATGGCCAGATCTGGCCCTGGAGCGAGCAGAGCGGGGAGGTGTTCGCCTACGTTGAGCCACAAAGCTGGACACGCTGGATTCCAGATGATCTGCCACTGGGGCTGACATTTGACAATCTCGATGCGGGTGCCGAAATCTGGTTGAAAATCCGTAAGGGCGACCTGTATCAGGTCTACGCCGATCTTAATCTTGAACAGCTGGATCTGACCACTCGCGAGCAGCCGCTGAGTCTGACCGAAGGCCGCATCCAGCTGGGCGGCGAACATAATGGCGATGACTGGCATATGCGCATCATGCCTGCGCTGGGTGACACGATCCCTTTTCATGACTTTACCATCAGTGCCATCAGCCTGCCGGATCAGCGTGGCTGGCAACTGGGGTTAGCGCAGCTGGAGATCAATCAGGCGCTTGACTATCTGTTAGGGCATGGCCTGCTGCCGGATCCTTTTGATCGCTATCTGAGTCATATCCAGCCTGGCGGTCAGGCGCAGGATGTTCGTATCTCCTTTTTGCCAGGGGCAACCGACACGGTAGATGTACGGGCGGATTTACGTGGTGTGCACGGCACTACCTATAAGGGCATTCCCGGAGTACAGGGCCTGAATGGCCAGTTGCATTTGCAGCCTCGGATTGGGCGTATCAACTTCAAGGACCAGGCAGTAACGGTCGATTTACAAGGCGTTTATCAGCAACCGTGGCAGATGGATGCGGTTTCTGGTGCGTTGCATTGGCGTATCCAGCCGGACGAATCCCGTATCTGGCTCACTGACATGCGGGGACGCTGGCAACACTTGCAGTTGCGCAGTGAACTGTCCATGACCTTGCCATCCCGCGCTTCGGGGCGGGACAGCAGTTTCAGCTTGTTGCTGGGATTACCCGCTGCCAGTATGGCGGATCGTAGTCGCTTGCTGCCTGATTTGCTGGAGCCCGAAGTCCGACAGTGGCTGGATACCGCCTTGTTGGCGGGTTCTTTCTCCAATGGCGCCTTTTTACTGAATGGTGTGCTGGAAGAAGGTCGCCCAAACAACAGCCTGACCACTCAGCTGTACATGGATATCAAACAAGGCGAACTGGAATACCTCAAAGGCTGGCCGTTGATGCGTAACGTGACGGGCCGGATTTTACTGGATACACCGTCGGTGGATGCCTGGGTCGATGGCGCTGATACGCTGGGTGGACATATCGCTCCGCAAGGCGGCCACATCCGTTTACGTAGCACGCCGGATAAGCCAACCCGCTTGTTTATCGATGGTCAGCTGACTGGAGAAAGTGGCGAAGCGCTGCGCTATTTTACTGAAACGCCGTTGCAAGATATGGTCGGTCATGCTTTTGACCACTGGCAAGGACAGGGCAGCCTGAACGCCAAGATGAGTCTGGAAATGGCATTGGGCAGCTCTGATGATAATCCGCTGGTGCGTATTGCCGCGCAGCTGGACAATAACCGGCTGCGTCTGGATGACCTGAATCTGGATATCTCGTCGTTGACTGGCTCGCTGATCTACGATTCGGTCGCCGGTTTATCATCGACGGATCTGCAGGGTGAGGTAATGGGCGGCAAGGTGACTGCGGTGATGACATCCACCACGATGGCCAACGGTTTCACCACCCGTCTCCGTGCAGATGGTCGGGCGACACTGGCTGCATTCAAGCAATGGATGCCGATGTTTTTGCTCGATCCGATATCCGGTGAATTGGGCTACCGGGCGACACTGGATCTGAATACCGTCTCCAGTGATGTACGTTTTGCCCTGGATACGACACTGGATGGCACCCGGATTGATTATCCGGCCCCACTAGGCAAAGCGGCAGACGACGCGACACATCCCTTGTATATCACCGTTCGGCCTGGCCGCGAAACCCGCATCACTATGAACTATGACGACCGTATTCGTGGTGTGTTTGCACTGGATAATCAGGGGCTCAATCGTGGTCAGGTGTACCTGGGTAACAGCGAACCGTTTTTGCCCAGCGACGCCGGGGTCGAGATTCGTGGCCAACTTGATACGCCAGTCAAGGCCGAAGAATGGTGGGCCATGTGGTTACGACTGCAGCCGTTGGTTGCCGCCGAAACAAGCGTGAACACCAAGTCAGGTAGCGCCACAGCAACAGGTACTGGCAGTAGCGGAGCCACTACCGCTAATCCGTTACGACTGGTGGATCTGACCTTTACCCGGCTCGATGCCTGGACACTGGCAACCGGGCAGACCCATGTGGTGGCAGGTCAGAACTGGGGTGAGTGGCAAACACATATTGATAGTGATCTGATCAGCGGTGATGTGGTGCTGGGTGCCGGTTCAGAACCCGTGGCCATTGCTCTGGATTATCTGCATTTGCCGCAAACCGATGAGGTCGTTGAAGAGCCCGATGCCCGAGGATTATTATTGGGCGAAACCCCAGCCAATAAGCAGCTGGAAACAGTGCTTGCCAACGATGCACTGAAGGATCTGGTGCCCGCCGAGCTATTACCAATGGATATTAATATTGCTGAATTTATTGTCGGCAGTCGTAATTTTGGCCGTTGGTCATTGAGTAGTCGAGCCGTGGAAAATGGGCTGGCACTGACAATAAACGATAGTGATATGAAGGGGTTGCATTTCAGCGGTGATATTCGCTGGTTGTTGGAAAATGATGGTCATCACACCTATATCGATAGGCTGCAAGTGCGCGGCAAGGATCTCGGCAAGGTTCAAAAAGCCTTCCGTCAGGAACCCATTATTGAAGGCAAGGAGTTGTCATCGTCGATGAGTTTGAGTTGGCGGGGTTCTCCATTGGCATTTAACCCCATGAGCTTGAATGGTCTGGCGACCTTGCGAATTAATGATGGCGTTTGGAAAACCGAAGGCACCGGGGCACTCAAGGCGTTTGGTATCCTGAACTTCAATTCCATCACCCGTCGATTACAGTTGGATTTTACCGATCTGTATCAGTCTGGACTGGCGTTTGATGTGATGAAAGCCAAAGCCAGTATTCTGCAGGGTAAATTGACCTTTTCCGAGCCACTGGTGGTGGATGGCCCTGGGGCCAAATTTCTGATGTCTGGCAGTACCGATCTGGTCGCCGAGACGCTGGATATGAAACTGGCGGTGACTTTTCCCGTAACCGGCTCTTTGCCACTGGTGGCCATCTTGGCGGGTTTTGCCGCGCCAGTTGCCGGGGCGATTTATGTTACGGAAAAGCTGATTGGTGATGAACTGGAAAAGTTTACCAGCGCCAGTTATGACGTTACCGGGCGCTGGAGCGCACCTAAAATGCAAATTCGCCAGGCTTTTGATAATGAAGTCGATGGCAAGAAAAGCCGCAGTTTCAAACAGCGTTTTCTGAGTATTTTTGGACTGGAGGAATCCCGATGA
- a CDS encoding nucleoside triphosphate pyrophosphatase produces MIVLASASPRRQELLRQIGVPHRVAPANIDETPVANEDPSEYVVRMAETKARAVAAQLDAVATVLAADTSVIMDGCILGKPENPEHHRAMLQQLSGNTQQVLSAIAVVSGSRCDTQVVMTHVTFRQLDDGLISRYLACGEGDDKAGGYGIQGKGAVLVASIHGSYSNVVGLPLAETALLLEQHGISYWQS; encoded by the coding sequence ATGATAGTACTGGCTTCGGCTTCTCCGCGCCGTCAGGAATTACTGCGCCAGATCGGTGTGCCGCATCGGGTAGCGCCAGCAAATATTGATGAAACCCCTGTTGCCAATGAAGATCCCAGTGAGTACGTCGTGCGGATGGCGGAGACGAAAGCCCGTGCCGTCGCCGCGCAGTTGGATGCGGTGGCGACAGTGCTGGCTGCCGATACCAGTGTGATTATGGACGGGTGTATTCTGGGCAAACCGGAAAATCCTGAGCATCATCGCGCCATGCTGCAGCAGCTGTCGGGTAATACCCAGCAGGTGTTGTCGGCGATTGCGGTGGTGAGCGGCTCGCGCTGCGATACTCAGGTGGTGATGACCCATGTGACGTTTCGCCAATTGGATGACGGGCTGATCAGTCGGTATCTTGCCTGCGGGGAAGGTGATGACAAGGCCGGTGGCTATGGCATTCAGGGCAAAGGAGCGGTTCTGGTGGCTTCCATCCATGGCAGTTACAGCAATGTGGTGGGCCTGCCGCTGGCAGAAACAGCCCTCTTGCTTGAACAACATGGCATATCATACTGGCAGTCTTGA
- a CDS encoding protocatechuate 3,4-dioxygenase (extradiol catechol dioxygenase that catalyzes the oxidative cleavage of substituted catechols; part of the bacterial aromatic compound degradation pathway) gives MNWQQHEYDAIPGTYVFDGKRSHSGYNLNRMAFSFNQKVNRDEFSADMDAYCRKYRLSDEQREAVLAGDFLTLMRLGGNVYYLAKIAVFHGLTVQDAGAAFHGISTDEFKQMLLNNAAGFEEKLNQEGGFWHG, from the coding sequence ATGAACTGGCAACAACACGAATACGACGCTATTCCGGGCACTTATGTGTTCGACGGCAAACGCTCTCATTCTGGCTACAACCTGAACCGGATGGCGTTTTCTTTTAACCAGAAAGTCAATCGGGATGAGTTTTCTGCCGATATGGACGCCTATTGCCGTAAATACCGGCTCTCTGACGAGCAGCGTGAAGCGGTACTGGCGGGTGATTTTCTCACCCTGATGCGGCTGGGGGGCAATGTCTATTACCTGGCCAAGATCGCGGTATTCCACGGTTTGACGGTGCAGGATGCCGGAGCCGCTTTTCACGGTATTTCGACCGACGAATTCAAGCAAATGCTGCTGAATAATGCCGCAGGATTTGAAGAAAAACTGAATCAAGAAGGAGGGTTCTGGCATGGCTAA
- a CDS encoding helix-turn-helix domain-containing protein: protein MQPTNHHQVPTVHQYGDNSSGFTPDLLHCETLSLRSRQHQFTIRPHRHQGLTQLFCLTRGSGEANIDGGSFTAEAPTVIVIAALCIHDFLWSEDVEGFVLSLSHSLMEQLDKSATWRITQRVDDASACEKIASHMHGLLEEYHATADAQRGDALKSWLQLITTVLARQHYQQAVKQTPGWCRETRYLTDFTCLINRDYARQRTTASYADELGISAPHLNSLCKQQLHRTALSLIHERLTLEACRSLSYTVQPVSAIAYQLGFQDPAYFTRFFRRQTGLSPSQYRQQSEA, encoded by the coding sequence ATGCAACCGACAAACCACCACCAGGTTCCGACAGTCCACCAGTATGGCGATAACAGCAGCGGCTTTACGCCTGATTTGTTGCATTGCGAAACGCTCAGTCTGCGCAGTCGTCAGCATCAATTCACCATTCGGCCACATCGACATCAGGGACTGACGCAACTGTTTTGCCTGACGCGTGGCTCAGGGGAAGCCAATATCGACGGTGGGTCGTTTACCGCAGAAGCTCCGACGGTGATCGTCATTGCAGCGCTGTGTATTCACGATTTTTTGTGGTCAGAAGACGTCGAGGGATTTGTGTTGTCGCTGAGCCACTCGCTGATGGAGCAACTGGACAAGTCAGCTACCTGGCGTATCACCCAGCGAGTGGATGATGCCAGCGCCTGCGAAAAAATCGCCAGCCATATGCATGGCCTACTGGAGGAATACCACGCCACTGCTGATGCACAACGTGGCGATGCCTTAAAAAGCTGGCTCCAACTGATTACCACCGTACTGGCACGCCAGCATTATCAACAAGCGGTAAAGCAGACACCGGGATGGTGTAGAGAAACCCGCTATCTGACCGACTTTACCTGTCTCATCAATCGGGACTATGCCCGCCAGAGAACGACCGCCAGTTACGCCGATGAGCTGGGAATCAGCGCTCCACACCTGAACAGTTTGTGCAAACAGCAATTGCACCGGACAGCGCTGAGCCTGATTCACGAACGTCTGACGCTGGAAGCTTGCCGCAGCCTCAGTTATACCGTTCAACCTGTCAGTGCGATTGCTTACCAGCTGGGCTTTCAGGATCCGGCCTATTTCACCCGTTTTTTTCGCCGCCAGACCGGGTTATCTCCCAGTCAGTATCGGCAACAGTCAGAAGCCTGA